The proteins below come from a single Seriola aureovittata isolate HTS-2021-v1 ecotype China chromosome 23, ASM2101889v1, whole genome shotgun sequence genomic window:
- the eno3 gene encoding beta-enolase isoform X1: MSITKIHAREILDSRGNPTVEVDLWTAKGHFRAAVPSGASTGVHEALELRDGDKSRYLGKGTLKAVGHINKDIAPKLLEKKFSVVEQEKIDKFMLELDGTENKSKFGANAILGVSLAVCKAGAKEKGVPLYRHIADLAGHKDVILPVPAFNVINGGSHAGNKLAMQEFMILPVGASNFHEAMRIGAEVYHNLKNVIKAKYGKDATNVGDEGGFAPNILENNEALELLKTAIEKAGYPDKIIIGMDVAASEFYRNGKYDLDFKSPDDPARHISGEKLGDLYRSFIKGYPVQSIEDPFDQDDWEHWAKFTASTDIQIVGDDLTVTNPKRIQQAVDKKACNCLLLKVNQIGSVTESIKACKLAQTSGWGVMVSHRSGETEDTFISDLVVGLCTGQIKTGAPCRSERLAKYNQLMRIEEELGDKAKFAGKDFRHPKIH, encoded by the exons ATGTCCATCACTAAGATTCACGCCCGGGAGATTCTGGACTCCAGAGGAAACCCCACAGTGGAGGTGGACCTGTGGACCGCCAAGG gtcaCTTCAGGGCAGCTGTCCCCAGCGGTGCGTCCACTGGAGTCCATGAGGCCCTTGAGCTCCGTGACGGAGACAAGTCCCGTTACCTGGGCAAAG gaacTCTGAAGGCTGTGGGTCATATAAACAAGGACATCGCCCCCAAGCTGCTGGAGAAG AAATTCAGTGTTGTTGAGCAGGAGAAGATCGACAAGTTCATGTTGGAGTTGGACGGAACTGAGAACAAAT ctaAGTTCGGTGCTAACGCCATCCTGGGCGTGTCGCTGGCCGTCTGTAAGGCCGGAGCAAAGGAGAAGGGAGTTCCTCTCTACCGCCACATCGCCGACCTCGCCGGACACAAGGACGTCattcttcctgttcct GCCTTTAACGTCATCAACGGAGGAAGCCACGCTGGAAACAAACTGGCGATGCAGGAGTTCATGATTCTTCCTGTCGGAGCGTCGAACTTCCACGAGGCCATGAGGATCGGAGCTGAG gTTTACCACAACCTGAAGAACGTGATCAAGGCGAAGTACGGCAAAGACGCCACCAACGTGGGAGACGAGGGCGGCTTCGCCCCCAACATCCTGGAGAACAATGAGG ctctggagctgctgaagaCGGCCATCGAGAAGGCCGGATACCCCGACAAGATCATCATCGGCATGGACGTGGCGGCCTCCGAGTTCTACCGCAACGGGAAGTACGACCTGGACTTCAAGTCCCCCGACGACCCGGCCAGACACATCAGCGGAGAGAAGCTGGGAGATCTGTACCGCAGCTTCATCAAGGGTTACCCCG TCCAGTCCATTGAGGATCCATTTGACCAGGACGACTGGGAGCACTGGGCCAAGTTCACCGCCTCCACTGACATCCAG atcgTAGGAGACGACCTGACTGTGACCAACCCCAAGAGGATCCAGCAGGCCGTGGACAAGAAGGCCTGCAACTGTCTGCTGCTCAAGGTCAACCAGATCGGCTCCGTGACCGAGTCCATCAAGGC gtgtAAGCTGGCTCAGACCAGTGGTTGGGGTGTGATGGTCAGCCATCGCTCCGGAGAGACTGAGGACACCTTCATCTCAGACCTGGTGGTCGGACTCTGCACcggacag attaAGACCGGTGCTCCCTGCAGGTCAGAGCGTCTGGCCAAATACAACCAGCTGATGAG gaTCGAGGAGGAGCTCGGAGACAAGGCCAAGTTCGCCGGCAAAGACTTCCGCCACCCAAAGATCCACTAA
- the eno3 gene encoding beta-enolase isoform X2, with product MSITKIHAREILDSRGNPTVEVDLWTAKGHFRAAVPSGASTGVHEALELRDGDKSRYLGKGTLKAVGHINKDIAPKLLEKKFSVVEQEKIDKFMLELDGTENKSKFGANAILGVSLAVCKAGAKEKGVPLYRHIADLAGHKDVILPVPAFNVINGGSHAGNKLAMQEFMILPVGASNFHEAMRIGAEVYHNLKNVIKAKYGKDATNVGDEGGFAPNILENNEALELLKTAIEKAGYPDKIIIGMDVAASEFYRNGKYDLDFKSPDDPARHISGEKLGDLYRSFIKGYPVQSIEDPFDQDDWEHWAKFTASTDIQIVGDDLTVTNPKRIQQAVDKKACNCLLLKVNQIGSVTESIKACKLAQTSGWGVMVSHRSGETEDTFISDLVVGLCTGQVDRHTHTHTHTHRWTVRQVDRQTHR from the exons ATGTCCATCACTAAGATTCACGCCCGGGAGATTCTGGACTCCAGAGGAAACCCCACAGTGGAGGTGGACCTGTGGACCGCCAAGG gtcaCTTCAGGGCAGCTGTCCCCAGCGGTGCGTCCACTGGAGTCCATGAGGCCCTTGAGCTCCGTGACGGAGACAAGTCCCGTTACCTGGGCAAAG gaacTCTGAAGGCTGTGGGTCATATAAACAAGGACATCGCCCCCAAGCTGCTGGAGAAG AAATTCAGTGTTGTTGAGCAGGAGAAGATCGACAAGTTCATGTTGGAGTTGGACGGAACTGAGAACAAAT ctaAGTTCGGTGCTAACGCCATCCTGGGCGTGTCGCTGGCCGTCTGTAAGGCCGGAGCAAAGGAGAAGGGAGTTCCTCTCTACCGCCACATCGCCGACCTCGCCGGACACAAGGACGTCattcttcctgttcct GCCTTTAACGTCATCAACGGAGGAAGCCACGCTGGAAACAAACTGGCGATGCAGGAGTTCATGATTCTTCCTGTCGGAGCGTCGAACTTCCACGAGGCCATGAGGATCGGAGCTGAG gTTTACCACAACCTGAAGAACGTGATCAAGGCGAAGTACGGCAAAGACGCCACCAACGTGGGAGACGAGGGCGGCTTCGCCCCCAACATCCTGGAGAACAATGAGG ctctggagctgctgaagaCGGCCATCGAGAAGGCCGGATACCCCGACAAGATCATCATCGGCATGGACGTGGCGGCCTCCGAGTTCTACCGCAACGGGAAGTACGACCTGGACTTCAAGTCCCCCGACGACCCGGCCAGACACATCAGCGGAGAGAAGCTGGGAGATCTGTACCGCAGCTTCATCAAGGGTTACCCCG TCCAGTCCATTGAGGATCCATTTGACCAGGACGACTGGGAGCACTGGGCCAAGTTCACCGCCTCCACTGACATCCAG atcgTAGGAGACGACCTGACTGTGACCAACCCCAAGAGGATCCAGCAGGCCGTGGACAAGAAGGCCTGCAACTGTCTGCTGCTCAAGGTCAACCAGATCGGCTCCGTGACCGAGTCCATCAAGGC gtgtAAGCTGGCTCAGACCAGTGGTTGGGGTGTGATGGTCAGCCATCGCTCCGGAGAGACTGAGGACACCTTCATCTCAGACCTGGTGGTCGGACTCTGCACcggacaggtagacagacacacacacacacacacacacacacacag gtggacagtgagacaggtggacagacagacacacagatag
- the zgc:85858 gene encoding stress-associated endoplasmic reticulum protein 1, translated as MSAVQRMKVANERHSKTITQRGHVQKTSRPVNDDKSPVGPWLLALFVFVVCGSAIFQIIQSIRQGM; from the exons ATGTCGGCGGTGCAGCGGATGAAAGTGGCGAACGAGCGGCACAGCAAGACGATCACACAGCGGGGACACGTCCAGAAAACATCG cgGCCAGTAAACGATGATAAGTCTCCGGTGGGGCCGTGGCTGCTCGCCCTCTTCGTCTTCGTGGTTTGTGGATCAG CCATCTTCCAGATCATCCAGAGCATCAGGCAGGGCATgtga
- the nppcl2 gene encoding C-type natriuretic peptide 2: MASSSSSSPFVPLLLLFLTIAVESRLSPQRNDKQVLHSLFGSRLSSLILAPPTADDVTEGSAGRPAPSALSPSRGLALSHGAAGGLVGKQEAVPRFFLDFLRRQAKMRRRSRKSMVGGRGCFGMKMDRIGSISGLGC; encoded by the exons ATggcttcttcatcctcctcctccccttttgttcctctcctcctcctcttcctcaccatcGCAGTGGAGTCAAGACTGTCACCTCAACGAAATGACAAACAG gtgtTACACTCTCTGTTCGGGTCtcgtctctcttctctcatcttgGCCCCGCCCactgctgatgatgtcactgagggCTCGGCCGGACGCCCTGCCCCCTCTGCGCTGTCTCCCTCCAGGGGGTTGGCTTTGAGTCACGGTGCTGCAGGGGGGTTGGTTGGCAAACAGGAGGCGGTCCCTCGGTTCTTCCTCGACTTCCTGCGGCGACAGGCCAAGATGAGGAGGCGGAGCCGGAAGTCGATggtgggaggaagaggatgcTTCGGGATGAAGATGGACCGCATTGGTTCCATCAGCGGACTGGGCTGTTAG